A window from Micromonospora terminaliae encodes these proteins:
- a CDS encoding MalY/PatB family protein, protein MAGPTPSAARNPLTVLTLDELRRRSSVKWRMHPPDVLPLWVAEQDVPLAPPVADVLRRAVDLGDTGYPHGTAYAEALGEFAADRWDWPGFRVDHTAVVPDVMMGIVEVLRLVTGPGDAVVVCPPVYPPFYAFVSHADRRVIEAPLGPDLRLDHAALDEAFRRARALGRRPAFLLCNPHNPTGVVHRRDELEAVAGLAARHGVRVVSDEIHAPLALPGARFTPYLTVAGAEDAFALTSASKAWNLAGLKAALAVAGPRAAADLRRMPEEVSHGPSHLGVLAHTAAFRAGGPWLDLLLDGLDANRTLLESLLAKHLPAVTHRRPEGTYLAWLDCTALGIPTEAPGGEPGVASDLAGPARFFLDRARVALSSGHVFGTGGAGFVRLNFATSPAILTEAVTRLGRAVDARRPQD, encoded by the coding sequence ATGGCAGGCCCCACCCCCTCCGCCGCCCGGAATCCGCTCACCGTGCTCACGCTGGACGAGCTGCGGCGGCGCAGCAGCGTGAAGTGGCGGATGCACCCGCCGGACGTGCTTCCCCTCTGGGTCGCCGAGCAGGACGTCCCGCTCGCTCCCCCGGTGGCCGACGTGCTGCGCCGCGCGGTCGACCTCGGCGACACCGGCTACCCGCACGGGACGGCGTACGCCGAGGCGCTCGGCGAGTTCGCCGCCGACCGCTGGGACTGGCCCGGCTTCCGGGTCGACCACACCGCCGTCGTGCCCGACGTGATGATGGGTATCGTCGAGGTGCTCCGGCTGGTGACCGGTCCCGGCGACGCCGTGGTCGTCTGCCCTCCCGTCTACCCGCCCTTCTACGCCTTCGTGAGCCACGCCGACCGGCGGGTGATCGAGGCGCCGCTCGGGCCGGACCTGCGGCTGGACCACGCCGCCCTGGACGAGGCGTTCCGCCGGGCCCGGGCGCTCGGCCGCCGGCCCGCGTTCCTGCTGTGCAACCCGCACAACCCGACCGGCGTGGTCCACCGCCGCGACGAACTCGAGGCCGTCGCCGGCCTGGCCGCCCGGCACGGCGTACGGGTCGTCTCCGACGAGATCCACGCCCCGCTGGCCCTGCCCGGGGCGCGGTTCACCCCGTACCTCACGGTGGCCGGCGCCGAGGACGCGTTCGCCCTGACCTCGGCCTCCAAGGCGTGGAACCTCGCCGGCCTCAAGGCCGCGCTCGCGGTCGCCGGGCCGCGGGCCGCCGCCGACCTGCGTCGCATGCCGGAGGAGGTCAGCCACGGTCCCAGCCACCTGGGCGTTCTCGCGCACACCGCCGCGTTCCGGGCCGGCGGGCCGTGGCTCGACCTCCTCCTCGACGGTCTCGACGCCAACCGCACCCTCCTGGAGAGCCTGCTGGCGAAGCACCTCCCGGCCGTCACCCACCGCCGTCCCGAGGGCACCTACCTGGCCTGGCTGGACTGCACGGCGCTGGGCATCCCCACCGAGGCGCCGGGCGGCGAGCCCGGAGTGGCCAGCGACCTCGCCGGGCCCGCGAGGTTCTTCCTCGACCGGGCGCGCGTCGCGCTCAGCTCGGGGCACGTCTTCGGCACCGGCGGAGCCGGCTTCGTACGCCTCAACTTCGCCACCTCCCCCGCGATCCTCACCGAGGCCGTCACCCGCCTGGGCCGGGCCGTCGACGCGCGCCGCCCGCAGGACTGA
- a CDS encoding STAS domain-containing protein: protein MSVDQAQHPSARETVRPPALSLALAREGPAVVVEVGGAVDLSTVDPLVALVNRLLSGQPPPVLVLDLSRVSFFCAAGVNALLTVRRRAGSAGCALVLRRPSRITVTVLDIVGLTDEFTTE from the coding sequence ATGTCCGTCGATCAGGCGCAGCACCCGTCGGCACGGGAGACCGTCCGGCCACCCGCACTGTCCCTCGCGCTCGCCCGGGAAGGCCCGGCGGTCGTGGTGGAGGTCGGGGGCGCGGTCGACCTGTCGACCGTCGACCCGCTCGTGGCCCTCGTGAACCGGCTGCTGTCCGGCCAGCCGCCGCCCGTGCTGGTGCTCGACCTGAGCCGGGTGAGCTTCTTCTGCGCCGCCGGCGTCAACGCGCTGCTGACGGTCCGCCGGCGAGCCGGCTCGGCCGGGTGCGCCCTGGTGCTGCGCAGGCCCTCCCGGATCACCGTCACGGTCCTCGACATCGTCGGCCTCACGGACGAATTCACCACCGAGTGA
- a CDS encoding GAF and ANTAR domain-containing protein encodes MSDAADPHLGSASGRLLTLLADSRHVDVFLDDIVRVATEVVTPAVACGLTVRRDGGAFTVASSGHLAAQGDEIQYGADEGPCLEALRQGEVVEVLDLRDDGRWSRYREHALRLGIISSLSLPMTVDGETVGALNLYATEPRAFNGPVRRQALAFCDHGSAALGVILRQADQALLHEQLTHAMASRGIIDQALGVIMGQQRCTASEAFALLRRASQNRNRKLRDVAAEIITQVTGESPEPGSGFVAPRQQP; translated from the coding sequence GTGTCCGATGCTGCTGACCCCCATCTGGGCTCGGCCTCGGGCCGGCTGCTCACGCTGCTGGCCGACTCGCGTCACGTGGACGTGTTCCTGGACGACATCGTCCGGGTCGCGACCGAGGTGGTCACCCCCGCCGTGGCCTGCGGGCTGACGGTGCGCCGGGACGGCGGGGCCTTCACCGTCGCGAGCAGCGGCCACCTGGCCGCGCAGGGCGACGAGATCCAGTACGGGGCCGACGAGGGCCCCTGTCTCGAGGCGCTCCGCCAGGGGGAGGTCGTCGAGGTGCTGGACCTGCGCGACGACGGGCGGTGGAGCCGCTACCGGGAACACGCGCTCCGCCTGGGCATCATCAGCTCGCTGTCGCTCCCGATGACCGTGGACGGCGAGACCGTCGGGGCGTTGAACCTCTACGCCACGGAGCCGCGCGCGTTCAACGGCCCGGTACGCCGGCAGGCCCTGGCGTTCTGCGACCACGGGTCGGCGGCGCTGGGCGTCATCCTCCGCCAGGCCGACCAGGCTCTCCTGCACGAGCAACTCACCCACGCGATGGCGTCCCGCGGCATCATCGACCAGGCCCTCGGGGTGATCATGGGCCAGCAGCGGTGCACCGCCAGTGAGGCGTTCGCCCTGCTCCGGCGCGCGTCGCAGAACCGCAACCGCAAGCTGCGGGACGTGGCCGCCGAGATCATCACCCAGGTCACCGGCGAGTCACCGGAGCCGGGCTCCGGATTCGTGGCGCCCCGCCAGCAGCCCTGA
- a CDS encoding NADPH-dependent FMN reductase — MTRIGIILGSTRPGRNGEAVARWVHDVAKQRGDAQYELIDLLDYQLPHLDEAYPPSMGQYTQPHTLRWASTIASFDGFVMVTPEYNHSTSGALKNAIDYLYAEWNNKAVGFVSYGSVGGARAVEHLRLIAGELQMADVRSQVALSLFTDFENFSVFKPGQFQADALNATLDQVVAWSEALAPLRNR; from the coding sequence ATGACCAGGATCGGCATCATCCTCGGCAGCACCCGCCCGGGCCGCAACGGCGAGGCGGTCGCCCGCTGGGTGCACGACGTCGCCAAGCAGCGCGGCGACGCCCAGTACGAGCTCATCGACCTCCTCGACTACCAGCTGCCGCACCTGGACGAGGCGTACCCGCCGTCGATGGGCCAGTACACCCAGCCGCACACGCTGCGCTGGGCCAGCACCATCGCGTCGTTCGACGGCTTCGTGATGGTCACCCCGGAGTACAACCACTCCACCTCGGGTGCCCTGAAGAACGCCATCGACTACCTCTACGCGGAGTGGAACAACAAGGCCGTCGGGTTCGTCAGCTACGGTTCCGTGGGCGGCGCCCGCGCCGTCGAGCACCTGCGGCTGATCGCCGGCGAGCTGCAGATGGCCGACGTGCGGTCGCAGGTGGCGCTGTCGCTCTTCACCGACTTCGAGAACTTCAGCGTCTTCAAGCCCGGCCAGTTCCAGGCCGACGCGCTCAACGCCACTCTGGACCAGGTGGTGGCCTGGAGCGAGGCGCTCGCCCCGCTGCGCAACCGCTGA
- a CDS encoding MarR family winged helix-turn-helix transcriptional regulator — MSAASKPLRPLDAEEEALVRSLGRIMHVLPRAIDADMVGDHQLPLTEYTALMHLSEAPERRMRMSDLASACQLSLSGMTRTIARLETQGLAERVKCAEDARGWNAVLTDAGLTRLQESWPSHLASVRRRFLDHFEGIDLVQLARAFQRVGTAD, encoded by the coding sequence ATGTCCGCCGCATCGAAACCGCTGCGCCCCCTCGACGCCGAGGAGGAGGCGCTGGTCCGCTCGCTGGGCCGGATCATGCACGTGCTGCCCCGGGCGATCGACGCCGACATGGTGGGCGACCACCAGCTGCCGCTCACCGAGTACACCGCGCTCATGCACCTCTCGGAGGCGCCGGAGCGGCGGATGCGGATGAGCGACCTCGCCTCGGCGTGCCAGCTCTCCCTCAGCGGGATGACGCGCACCATCGCCCGGCTGGAGACGCAGGGTCTCGCCGAGCGGGTCAAGTGCGCCGAGGACGCGCGCGGATGGAACGCCGTCCTCACCGACGCCGGCCTCACCCGGCTCCAGGAGTCCTGGCCGAGCCACCTGGCCAGCGTGCGGCGCCGGTTCCTCGACCACTTCGAGGGCATCGACCTGGTCCAGCTGGCCCGCGCGTTCCAGCGCGTCGGCACGGCCGACTGA
- a CDS encoding LLM class flavin-dependent oxidoreductase → MTSAPSADPVRPAAFPLVLGLDTFGDVTHDADDRPVSHARTIRDIVEQGVLAEQVGVDFFGIGEHHTDDFPLSAADVVLGAIAARTSRIRLGSAVTVLSSDDPVRVFQRYSTLDAVSGGRAEVILGRGSSVDSFPLFGYDLADYEQLFEEKAQLFAELRKGGPVTWKGTMRAPLHEQDVVPHTESGPFPAWIGVGGNPQSVIRAARYDYALMLAIIGGSPARFAPFSRLFHQARTQLGRDPLPIGVHSPGHVAATDEQARAEFFPRYQEVIRRVARTRGFAVPTRESFLREVGPHGALYVGSPETVARKIAANLPLLGANRFEMKYGMGGLSHGALMSAIELYGTQVIPRVRELLS, encoded by the coding sequence ATGACGTCAGCACCGTCGGCGGACCCGGTACGCCCGGCCGCCTTCCCCCTCGTGCTCGGCCTGGACACCTTCGGCGACGTCACCCACGACGCCGACGACCGTCCGGTCTCGCACGCCCGCACGATCCGCGACATCGTCGAGCAGGGCGTCCTCGCGGAGCAGGTCGGCGTGGACTTCTTCGGCATCGGTGAGCACCACACCGACGACTTCCCGCTCTCCGCCGCCGACGTCGTGCTGGGGGCGATCGCCGCCCGCACCAGCCGGATCCGCCTCGGGTCGGCCGTCACGGTCCTCAGCTCCGACGACCCGGTACGCGTCTTCCAGCGCTACTCCACCCTGGACGCGGTCTCCGGCGGCCGGGCCGAGGTGATCCTCGGCCGGGGGTCCAGCGTCGACTCCTTCCCGCTGTTCGGCTACGACCTGGCCGACTACGAGCAGCTCTTCGAGGAGAAGGCCCAGCTCTTCGCCGAGCTGCGCAAGGGCGGGCCGGTGACCTGGAAGGGCACGATGCGGGCGCCGCTGCACGAGCAGGACGTCGTGCCGCACACCGAGTCGGGGCCGTTCCCCGCCTGGATCGGCGTCGGCGGCAACCCGCAGTCGGTGATCCGCGCCGCCCGGTACGACTACGCCCTGATGCTCGCGATCATCGGCGGGTCACCGGCCCGCTTCGCCCCGTTCTCCCGCCTGTTCCACCAGGCGCGCACGCAGCTCGGCCGGGATCCCCTGCCCATCGGCGTGCACTCGCCCGGCCACGTCGCCGCCACCGACGAGCAGGCCCGTGCGGAGTTCTTCCCCCGATACCAGGAGGTCATCCGCCGGGTGGCCCGCACCCGCGGCTTCGCCGTACCCACGCGGGAGTCCTTCCTGCGGGAGGTCGGGCCGCACGGCGCGCTCTACGTCGGGTCGCCCGAGACCGTCGCCCGGAAGATCGCCGCGAACCTCCCGCTGCTCGGCGCGAACCGCTTCGAGATGAAGTACGGGATGGGCGGCCTGTCGCACGGGGCCCTCATGTCGGCCATCGAGCTGTACGGCACGCAGGTCATCCCGCGCGTCCGGGAACTGCTGAGCTGA
- a CDS encoding NADPH-dependent F420 reductase translates to MGDDDGTAGADAPAATRTLSPRPRTAVLGAGHTGPVIARVALAAGYPVSIAASGDPANIALITEVLAPGAQARWAPDAVADAGIVVLAIPLHRFPDLDPALLAGKLVVDTMNYWPPVDGVQELFDDPRHGSSEMVQRRLARSTVVKTLNHIGYHDLEDDRRPAGAPDRRALGVAGDDPAAVGTVADLIERVGYDAVRLDSLRAGRLLQPGGPVFGVPLGRTEFTRALARTHHTDRGSS, encoded by the coding sequence ATGGGTGACGACGACGGCACCGCAGGCGCCGACGCCCCGGCCGCGACGAGGACCCTGTCGCCCCGGCCGCGGACGGCCGTGCTGGGCGCCGGGCACACCGGGCCGGTGATCGCCCGGGTAGCGCTGGCCGCCGGGTATCCGGTGAGCATCGCGGCCTCCGGCGACCCGGCGAACATCGCCCTCATCACCGAGGTGCTGGCCCCCGGTGCGCAGGCGCGCTGGGCGCCCGACGCCGTCGCGGACGCCGGGATCGTCGTGCTGGCGATACCGCTGCACCGGTTCCCGGACCTCGATCCCGCCCTGCTCGCCGGCAAGCTCGTGGTGGACACCATGAACTACTGGCCGCCCGTGGACGGCGTCCAGGAGCTGTTCGACGACCCCCGCCACGGCAGCAGCGAGATGGTCCAGCGCCGGCTCGCCCGGTCGACGGTCGTGAAGACGTTGAACCACATCGGCTACCACGACCTGGAGGACGACCGCCGCCCGGCCGGCGCGCCGGACCGCCGCGCGCTGGGCGTCGCCGGCGACGACCCGGCCGCGGTGGGCACCGTGGCGGACCTGATCGAGCGCGTCGGCTACGACGCGGTGCGGCTGGACAGCCTGCGGGCCGGCCGCCTCCTGCAACCCGGCGGCCCGGTCTTCGGCGTGCCGCTGGGCCGGACCGAGTTCACGCGGGCGCTGGCCCGCACCCACCACACGGACAGAGGCTCATCATGA
- a CDS encoding carboxyl transferase domain-containing protein, translated as MFSRIAIVNRGEAAMRLIHAVRELAAETGTRIETVALHTDVDRDATFVREADVAYDLGPASARPYLNLAVLERALVETRADAAWVGWGFVAEDPAFAELCEKIAVTFVGPSPDAMRQLGDKIGAKLIAEEVGVPVAPWSRGAVETLEAARTAAARIGYPLMLKATAGGGGRGIRVITNEAELDDAYERTSQEAARAFGSGIVFLERLVTGARHVEVQVIADGQGTAWALGVRDCSVQRRNQKVIEESASPVLSPEQAAELKASAERLAVAVGYRGAATVEFLYHPGDRLFAFLEVNTRLQVEHPITESTTGFDLVKAQLHVASGGRLVGEPPVERGHAIEARLNAEDPDRDFAPSPGRIARLDLPAGPGIRVDTGVSEGDTIPADFDSMIAKIIAYGRDRDEALGRLRRAMANTTVIIEGGATNKSFVLDLLDQPEVIDASADTGWIDRVRGEGRLVAHRHSAVALAAAAIEAYEEEERVERQRLLSTAFGGRPQVQHSSGGPLDLKLRGVGYRMRVARIGADRFRVGIETAGGVRTADVELDRFDRHTGQIVVNGVRYRLLTDTYGPIHLVEVDGVTHRVSRDEGGVLRSPMPALVVATPLAVGAEVEAGAPVLVLEAMKMETVLRAPFRARLKECAVSVGSQVEAGAPLLRLEPVADEGAEAADGPPAAAVELDLPAEPGEVPARTRVRRGQEDLRGLLLGFDVDPHDDSRVLDDYLAARRAATEEGHRPLAEELDLLNVFADLAELSRNRPTGEDGDGHVPSAREYFHTYLQSLDIERAGLPAAFQAKLAKALGHYGVTDLERSPALEAAVFRIFLAQQRASADAAVVATLLRSWLREPPPDETLREPVGLGLERLVAATQVRFPVVADLARGVVFAWFAQPLLRRNRARVYAEVRGHLRHLDAHPDAPDRAERVAAMVRSTEPLVRLLGQRLVRDHLDNAVMLEVLTRRYYGNKGLTGVHTREVAGCTFVVAERAESSVVSAAVRFDALGGALDGLAELAGGADAIDADIYLAWEDQPEDFDAMAAALHEVVRAHPLPPQVRRVTTTVAGRAGAVMHHHFTFRPSGAGMAEERLIRGLHPYIAQRMQLERLHKFDLTRLPSADEEVYLFQCVARENPSDQRLVAFAQVRDLTELREHDGRLVALPTTEDTVAACLDSIRRAQSRRPAKTRFQTNRIVIYVWPPSELTREEMEMIAGRVRPTTAGAGLEEILFIARQRDRRTGELTKIAVRISFTATGVAELSVGEPPVEPIEPLDDYRLKVLRASSRNTVYPYELTGLLGDFVEHDLDDKHALVPVDRPRGRNTAAIVAGVVTTPTPRHPQGVTRVVLLGDPTKSLGALSEPECRRVIGALDLAERMRVPLEWYALSAGARISMTSGTENMDWVAAALKRIVEFTQDGGEINIVVAGINVGAQPYWNAEATMLMHTRGVLVMTPESAMVLTGKQSLDFSGGVSAEDNFGIGGYDRVMGPNGQAQYWAPNLPAARDVLMAHYEHTYVAPGESAPRRATTTDPADRDISSFPHTVAGSDFTTVGEIFSATANPDRKKPFDIRTVMRALADQDHPVLERWAGMADAETAVVQDVHLGGIPVCLLGIESRSVPRRGFPPTDGPDTYTAGTLFPRSSKKAARAINAASGNRPLVVLANLSGFDGSPESMRKLQLEYGAEIGRAIVNFRGPIVFCVISRYHGGAFVVFSKALNPDMTVLALEGSFASVLGGAPAAAVVFSGDVNARTAADPRVRDLEARVAAASGADRAALTAELDELRSSVRAEKLGEVATEFDRVHSIQRAVEVGSVDAVIRAAELRPRVIEAIESHLR; from the coding sequence GTGTTCAGCCGTATCGCCATCGTCAACCGTGGGGAGGCCGCGATGCGGCTCATCCACGCCGTCCGGGAGCTGGCCGCGGAGACCGGGACCCGGATCGAGACCGTCGCCCTGCACACCGACGTCGACCGCGACGCCACCTTCGTGCGGGAGGCCGACGTCGCCTACGATCTCGGTCCCGCGTCCGCCCGCCCGTACCTGAACCTGGCGGTGCTCGAGCGCGCGCTGGTGGAGACCCGGGCCGACGCGGCCTGGGTCGGCTGGGGCTTCGTGGCCGAGGACCCGGCGTTCGCCGAGCTGTGCGAGAAGATCGCGGTCACCTTCGTCGGGCCGAGCCCCGACGCCATGCGCCAGCTCGGTGACAAGATCGGCGCGAAGCTGATCGCCGAGGAGGTCGGCGTGCCGGTCGCGCCGTGGAGCCGCGGCGCCGTCGAGACCCTGGAGGCCGCCCGGACGGCGGCGGCCCGGATCGGCTACCCGCTGATGTTGAAGGCCACGGCCGGCGGCGGCGGGCGCGGCATCCGCGTGATCACGAACGAGGCCGAGCTGGACGACGCGTACGAGCGCACCAGCCAGGAGGCCGCGCGGGCGTTCGGCAGCGGCATCGTGTTCCTGGAGCGCCTGGTCACCGGCGCCCGGCATGTCGAGGTCCAGGTGATCGCCGACGGCCAGGGCACGGCGTGGGCCCTCGGGGTCCGGGACTGCTCGGTGCAGCGGCGCAACCAGAAGGTGATCGAGGAGTCGGCCTCGCCGGTGCTGAGCCCGGAGCAGGCCGCCGAGCTCAAGGCGTCGGCCGAGCGGCTGGCCGTCGCGGTCGGCTACCGCGGCGCCGCGACCGTCGAGTTCCTCTACCACCCCGGCGACCGGCTGTTCGCGTTCCTCGAGGTCAACACGCGCCTGCAGGTGGAGCACCCGATCACCGAGTCGACCACCGGGTTCGACCTGGTGAAGGCGCAGCTGCACGTGGCCTCGGGTGGCCGCCTCGTCGGCGAGCCGCCGGTGGAGCGGGGGCACGCCATCGAGGCCCGGCTGAACGCCGAGGACCCGGACCGCGACTTCGCGCCCTCCCCCGGTCGCATCGCCCGGCTGGACCTGCCCGCCGGGCCGGGCATCCGGGTGGACACCGGCGTCAGCGAGGGCGACACCATCCCCGCCGACTTCGACTCGATGATCGCGAAGATCATCGCCTACGGCCGCGACCGCGACGAGGCCCTCGGCCGGCTGCGCCGGGCCATGGCCAACACCACGGTGATCATCGAGGGCGGCGCCACGAACAAGAGCTTCGTGCTCGACCTGCTCGACCAGCCCGAGGTGATCGACGCCAGCGCCGACACCGGCTGGATCGACCGGGTCCGCGGCGAGGGCCGCCTCGTCGCGCACCGGCACTCCGCCGTCGCGCTGGCGGCCGCGGCCATCGAGGCGTACGAGGAGGAGGAGCGCGTCGAGCGGCAGCGGCTGCTGTCGACGGCGTTCGGCGGGCGCCCGCAGGTGCAGCACTCCAGCGGCGGGCCGCTGGACCTCAAGCTGCGGGGCGTCGGCTACCGGATGCGCGTGGCGCGGATCGGCGCCGACCGGTTCCGGGTCGGCATCGAGACGGCCGGTGGTGTCCGCACCGCCGACGTCGAGCTGGACCGCTTCGACCGGCACACCGGGCAGATCGTCGTCAACGGCGTCCGGTACCGCCTGCTCACCGACACGTACGGGCCGATCCACCTGGTCGAGGTGGACGGCGTGACCCACCGGGTCAGCCGGGACGAGGGCGGCGTGCTCCGCTCCCCCATGCCCGCCCTGGTCGTCGCCACGCCGCTCGCGGTCGGCGCCGAGGTCGAGGCGGGCGCGCCGGTGCTGGTGCTGGAGGCCATGAAGATGGAGACGGTGCTGCGGGCGCCGTTCCGGGCGCGGCTGAAGGAGTGTGCCGTCTCCGTGGGCAGCCAGGTGGAGGCCGGCGCCCCGCTGCTGCGGCTCGAGCCGGTCGCCGACGAGGGCGCCGAGGCAGCCGACGGCCCGCCCGCGGCCGCCGTCGAGCTGGACCTGCCCGCCGAGCCCGGCGAGGTCCCGGCGCGCACGCGGGTCCGGCGCGGCCAGGAGGACCTGCGCGGCCTGCTGCTGGGCTTCGACGTCGACCCGCACGACGACAGCCGGGTGCTCGACGACTACCTCGCCGCCCGCCGGGCGGCCACCGAGGAGGGGCACCGGCCGCTGGCCGAGGAGCTCGACCTCCTGAACGTCTTCGCCGATCTCGCCGAGCTGAGCCGCAACCGGCCGACGGGCGAGGACGGCGACGGCCACGTCCCGAGCGCCCGCGAGTACTTCCACACCTACCTGCAGAGCCTCGACATCGAGCGGGCCGGACTGCCGGCCGCGTTCCAGGCCAAGCTCGCCAAGGCGCTCGGCCACTACGGTGTCACCGACCTGGAGCGCTCCCCCGCGCTCGAAGCGGCCGTGTTCCGCATCTTCCTGGCCCAGCAGCGGGCCTCCGCCGACGCCGCGGTCGTCGCGACGCTGCTGCGCTCCTGGCTGCGGGAGCCGCCGCCGGACGAGACCCTGCGCGAGCCCGTGGGCCTCGGCCTGGAGCGGCTGGTCGCCGCGACCCAGGTCCGCTTCCCGGTGGTCGCCGACCTGGCCCGCGGCGTGGTGTTCGCGTGGTTCGCCCAGCCGCTGCTGCGCCGCAACCGCGCACGCGTCTACGCCGAGGTCCGCGGCCACCTGCGTCACCTCGACGCGCACCCGGACGCACCGGACCGCGCCGAGCGCGTCGCGGCGATGGTGCGCAGCACCGAACCCCTCGTCCGGCTGCTCGGCCAGCGGCTGGTGCGCGACCACCTCGACAACGCCGTGATGCTGGAGGTGCTGACCCGGCGGTACTACGGGAACAAGGGCCTCACCGGCGTCCACACCCGCGAGGTCGCGGGCTGCACGTTCGTGGTCGCCGAACGCGCGGAGTCGAGCGTGGTCTCCGCCGCGGTGCGCTTCGACGCGCTCGGCGGCGCGCTGGACGGGCTCGCCGAGCTGGCCGGCGGCGCGGACGCCATCGACGCCGACATCTACCTCGCCTGGGAGGACCAGCCCGAGGACTTCGACGCGATGGCCGCCGCGCTGCACGAGGTCGTCCGGGCGCACCCGCTGCCTCCGCAGGTCCGCCGCGTCACCACCACGGTGGCGGGCCGGGCCGGCGCGGTGATGCACCACCACTTCACCTTCCGCCCGTCCGGTGCCGGCATGGCCGAGGAACGGCTGATCCGCGGCCTGCATCCGTACATCGCCCAGCGGATGCAGCTGGAGCGGCTGCACAAGTTCGACCTGACCCGGCTCCCGTCGGCGGACGAGGAGGTCTACCTCTTCCAGTGCGTGGCCCGGGAGAACCCGTCAGACCAGCGCCTGGTGGCGTTCGCGCAGGTGCGCGACCTCACCGAGCTGCGCGAGCACGACGGGCGGCTGGTCGCGCTGCCGACGACCGAGGACACCGTGGCGGCCTGCCTCGACTCGATCCGCCGGGCGCAGTCGCGGCGGCCGGCGAAGACGCGGTTCCAGACCAACCGGATCGTGATCTACGTCTGGCCGCCGAGCGAGCTGACCCGCGAGGAGATGGAGATGATCGCCGGGCGGGTGCGCCCGACGACCGCGGGCGCCGGGCTGGAGGAGATCCTCTTCATCGCGCGCCAGCGCGACCGGCGGACCGGCGAGCTGACCAAGATCGCTGTACGGATCTCGTTCACCGCCACCGGAGTCGCCGAGCTGAGCGTCGGCGAGCCGCCGGTCGAGCCGATCGAACCGCTGGACGACTACCGGCTGAAGGTGCTGCGCGCGAGCAGCCGCAACACGGTCTACCCGTACGAGCTGACCGGGCTGCTCGGCGACTTCGTCGAGCACGACCTCGACGACAAGCACGCGCTGGTGCCCGTCGACCGGCCCCGGGGACGCAACACCGCGGCGATCGTCGCGGGCGTGGTCACCACGCCGACCCCGCGGCACCCGCAGGGAGTCACCCGGGTCGTGCTCCTCGGCGACCCCACGAAGTCGCTCGGCGCGCTGTCGGAGCCGGAGTGCCGCCGCGTGATCGGCGCGCTGGACCTGGCCGAGCGGATGCGGGTGCCGCTGGAGTGGTACGCGCTGTCCGCCGGCGCCCGGATCTCCATGACGTCCGGCACCGAGAACATGGACTGGGTGGCGGCCGCGCTCAAGCGGATCGTGGAGTTCACCCAGGACGGCGGTGAGATCAACATCGTGGTGGCGGGCATCAACGTCGGGGCGCAGCCCTACTGGAACGCCGAGGCGACGATGCTCATGCACACGCGGGGCGTCCTGGTCATGACGCCGGAGTCGGCGATGGTGCTCACCGGCAAGCAGTCGCTCGACTTCTCCGGCGGCGTGTCGGCCGAGGACAACTTCGGCATCGGCGGCTACGACCGGGTCATGGGGCCGAACGGGCAGGCGCAGTACTGGGCGCCGAACCTCCCGGCCGCCCGGGACGTGCTGATGGCGCACTACGAGCACACGTACGTGGCGCCCGGCGAGTCGGCGCCGCGACGGGCCACGACGACCGACCCGGCCGACCGGGACATCTCGTCGTTCCCGCACACCGTGGCCGGCAGCGACTTCACCACCGTCGGCGAGATCTTCTCCGCCACCGCCAACCCGGACCGGAAGAAGCCGTTCGACATCCGTACCGTCATGCGGGCGCTGGCCGACCAGGACCACCCGGTGCTGGAGCGCTGGGCGGGCATGGCCGACGCGGAGACCGCGGTGGTGCAGGACGTGCACCTCGGCGGCATCCCGGTGTGCCTGCTCGGCATCGAGTCCCGGTCGGTGCCGCGCCGCGGCTTCCCGCCCACCGACGGCCCGGACACCTACACGGCGGGCACGCTGTTCCCGCGCTCGTCGAAGAAGGCCGCGCGGGCGATCAACGCGGCCAGCGGCAACCGGCCGCTGGTGGTGCTGGCCAACCTGTCGGGCTTCGACGGCTCGCCCGAGTCGATGCGCAAGCTGCAACTGGAGTACGGCGCCGAGATCGGCCGGGCCATCGTGAACTTCCGCGGGCCCATCGTGTTCTGCGTGATCTCGCGCTACCACGGCGGCGCGTTCGTGGTGTTCTCCAAGGCGCTGAACCCCGACATGACCGTGCTGGCGCTGGAGGGTTCCTTCGCGTCGGTGCTGGGCGGCGCCCCGGCCGCCGCGGTGGTCTTCTCCGGTGACGTCAACGCCCGCACGGCGGCCGACCCGCGGGTACGCGACCTGGAGGCCCGCGTGGCGGCCGCCTCCGGCGCCGACCGGGCCGCGCTGACCGCCGAACTGGACGAGCTGCGCTCGTCGGTGCGCGCGGAGAAGCTGGGCGAGGTGGCCACGGAGTTCGACCGCGTGCACTCCATCCAGCGGGCCGTCGAGGTGGGCTCCGTCGACGCGGTCATCCGCGCGGCGGAACTCCGCCCGCGCGTCATCGAGGCGATCGAGTCCCACCTGCGGTGA